In the Pseudomonas sp. ADAK2 genome, one interval contains:
- a CDS encoding UvrD-helicase domain-containing protein, translating to MEWQPSFWARLFRKAGSWILKIENDQLVVSLDDQLFTIPPEDFARLKYQRGLLWTNLKLWSGRELHLVGLSHFTRTELDQHLHAASSRHQFRSSYARIMSWLKEVDRAGASADAQHRWFTRDMQHDFLMKKNALGINSAEFKVLFDSPVIQAAMGDNKPRVVARLRQWSQNWPDHWKARNEAHMARELDACEDLLNRVETRELNDEQAKAAVCFDNRVQLIASAGSGKTSTMVAKAIYAVHRGLVAPSEIIMLAFNKDAAEELKERAAESLERLEMTGITINAMTFHSLGLEIIGGATGKKPNVPKWATKTELGLEKLGEIVDSLKDRSDEFRTKWDMFRLVFGRDHSGAVLRDVAEAFDRDGEARLITLNGEHVASQQERLIANWLFYNGVEYLYERPYEHDTATAERRQYVPDFFYPQLNLYHEHFAFDGDGQAPEHFKGYADDAAWKRDTHTAYGTKLIESTSHQINTGEIFAYLTRELTSRGVVLDPNPDRPIPSSGLIPLEHLDVLKVLRSFISHYKSNSLTAERLYERYDALPLSVFKFRYKMFLEFAVPVIEGWDEALEKGRGIDFEDMINLAANHLEHGYPSPYRLVMADEYQDASRARARLCRALVQAPHSHLFAVGDDWQSINRFAGADVSVMTGFVDWYGHGQIFRLEKTYRCPQAICDASSQFVAKNPAQLQKTVISVTEPIGPVFSAFQVGNRDELSDGVRQYLDDLYRGLSNGHIPPAKDRLVSVFVLGRYKNDEQFVPKGWKHRYGDRLDIRFKTIHTSKGDQAEYVILPSMVVRGFPSLKGDDPVFSLVMPEGDTYLHGEERRLFYVALTRACRSVTMFTVMARNSPFLTELVDDGVVAVTDIKGEPIKEERCPVCKHGVVLPRTGTYGDYKSCSGFPVCKYKPKKEKSPGYVSPKLRKR from the coding sequence ATGGAATGGCAACCCTCCTTTTGGGCCCGGCTATTTAGAAAAGCTGGGTCATGGATTCTGAAGATTGAAAATGATCAGCTCGTCGTTTCGCTAGACGATCAGCTCTTCACGATCCCGCCGGAAGACTTCGCCAGGCTGAAATACCAACGTGGCCTGCTATGGACGAACCTGAAGCTATGGAGTGGCCGAGAGCTGCATCTAGTAGGGCTTTCACATTTCACTCGCACGGAGCTCGATCAGCATCTACATGCAGCATCAAGCAGGCACCAGTTCCGGTCGAGTTACGCGAGGATCATGAGCTGGCTCAAAGAGGTTGATCGGGCGGGGGCTTCAGCAGATGCGCAGCACCGCTGGTTCACCCGCGACATGCAGCATGATTTCCTAATGAAAAAAAACGCGTTGGGCATCAACTCCGCCGAATTCAAAGTTCTATTTGACTCGCCCGTCATCCAGGCTGCCATGGGTGATAACAAACCGCGCGTTGTGGCTCGATTGCGCCAATGGTCACAGAATTGGCCCGACCACTGGAAAGCGCGCAACGAAGCACACATGGCCCGTGAACTTGATGCCTGCGAAGATTTGCTGAACAGGGTTGAGACGCGTGAGCTTAATGACGAACAGGCCAAGGCTGCAGTTTGTTTTGACAATCGTGTTCAACTCATCGCCTCAGCCGGATCGGGTAAGACGTCCACCATGGTGGCGAAAGCGATTTATGCCGTTCACCGTGGCCTTGTGGCTCCCTCTGAGATCATCATGCTCGCTTTCAACAAGGATGCTGCCGAGGAGCTCAAGGAAAGGGCTGCTGAGTCTCTAGAGCGCTTGGAGATGACAGGCATCACCATCAACGCGATGACGTTCCACTCCTTGGGGCTGGAAATCATCGGTGGCGCCACCGGCAAAAAGCCTAACGTGCCCAAGTGGGCTACCAAAACAGAGCTCGGCCTCGAAAAGCTAGGGGAAATCGTCGACAGCTTGAAAGATCGGTCGGACGAGTTTCGTACCAAGTGGGACATGTTCAGGCTGGTGTTTGGTCGGGATCACTCAGGTGCTGTGCTCCGGGATGTGGCTGAGGCGTTTGACCGGGATGGTGAGGCAAGGCTGATCACACTGAACGGCGAGCATGTGGCGAGCCAGCAAGAACGATTGATTGCTAACTGGCTTTTCTACAACGGTGTCGAGTACCTGTACGAAAGGCCATATGAGCACGATACGGCAACAGCAGAAAGGCGACAGTACGTACCAGATTTCTTTTACCCGCAACTCAACCTTTATCACGAGCATTTTGCATTCGATGGCGATGGACAGGCACCTGAGCATTTCAAAGGCTATGCAGACGATGCTGCATGGAAGCGTGATACTCACACAGCCTATGGAACAAAGCTCATAGAGTCCACCTCGCATCAAATTAATACCGGTGAGATCTTTGCGTACCTCACACGCGAGCTGACGTCCCGAGGCGTAGTGCTAGATCCCAACCCCGACCGCCCGATCCCCAGCTCAGGCCTAATCCCCCTGGAGCACCTTGATGTGCTCAAAGTGCTTCGATCTTTCATCTCCCACTACAAGAGCAACAGCCTGACAGCGGAGCGACTGTATGAGCGTTATGACGCGCTTCCGCTGAGCGTATTCAAATTTCGCTACAAGATGTTCCTCGAGTTTGCCGTGCCAGTCATCGAAGGGTGGGACGAGGCGCTGGAGAAAGGTCGAGGAATCGATTTTGAGGACATGATCAACCTGGCAGCCAATCACCTGGAGCATGGATACCCTTCGCCTTATCGATTAGTGATGGCGGATGAGTACCAGGATGCTTCCCGCGCTCGTGCACGACTCTGCCGTGCGCTGGTTCAGGCTCCTCATAGCCATTTGTTTGCTGTAGGGGATGACTGGCAATCGATTAACCGCTTTGCGGGCGCCGACGTGTCGGTGATGACTGGATTCGTTGACTGGTACGGTCATGGGCAAATCTTCCGACTGGAAAAAACATATCGGTGCCCTCAGGCAATATGTGATGCCTCTAGCCAATTTGTGGCCAAGAACCCAGCTCAACTGCAGAAGACGGTCATTTCCGTAACCGAGCCTATTGGGCCCGTTTTCAGCGCTTTCCAGGTAGGCAATAGGGATGAGCTTTCAGACGGCGTTCGGCAATACTTAGATGACCTATACCGGGGCTTATCGAACGGTCATATCCCTCCAGCCAAAGATAGACTGGTGTCTGTCTTTGTACTAGGGCGATACAAAAACGACGAGCAGTTTGTTCCCAAGGGGTGGAAGCATCGCTATGGAGACCGACTCGACATTAGGTTCAAAACAATTCACACCTCAAAAGGGGATCAAGCCGAGTACGTGATCCTGCCCAGCATGGTTGTTCGCGGCTTCCCTAGCCTGAAGGGCGACGACCCAGTGTTTAGTCTAGTCATGCCAGAAGGTGACACCTATCTGCACGGAGAGGAGCGTCGTCTGTTCTATGTGGCTCTGACTCGTGCTTGCCGCTCAGTGACAATGTTCACTGTCATGGCGAGAAACTCGCCGTTCCTTACCGAGCTTGTAGATGATGGTGTGGTCGCGGTAACCGACATCAAGGGTGAGCCCATCAAGGAGGAGCGCTGCCCGGTGTGCAAGCATGGTGTTGTCCTGCCGCGAACCGGTACATACGGGGACTACAAATCCTGCTCTGGTTTCCCTGTCTGCAAGTACAAGCCGAAAAAAGAAAAATCGCCGGGCTACGTATCTCCGAAGCTAAGGAAGCGTTGA
- a CDS encoding DUF262 domain-containing protein, translated as MSEPPRSLKVRSEIVDDNYGLEPEIETSASMSEPFDPSKIRVQTERKTIDLIFRRYVHKEIDLAPDFQRRARLWPLFRRSQLIESLLLKIPLPVFYVAADQSDHWAVVDGLQRITTIVDFLSNDFALSGLEYLSDLENCFYSDLDRAMKRRIEETELVINIIQPGTPDEVMMNIFKRINTGGIALNGQEIRNAIHKGPARELLRKLSTSTEFLLATDESINDMRMAAQELVLRFIAFLKMNSPDKPKNLDNVLNSTMKLLNSIDELERFELESHFKRAMHLAYEIFGTDAFRKPSEIKRNPINKALFESWGVNLAALSKKNIEIILSKKELLIENYFTVYENDKFFVESITTSTGHNAKILKRFMTIASIINATLNGNRI; from the coding sequence ATGAGTGAACCACCCCGTAGCCTTAAGGTTCGATCTGAAATCGTAGACGATAATTATGGGCTTGAGCCTGAGATAGAAACCTCGGCAAGTATGTCGGAACCGTTTGACCCATCAAAGATACGCGTGCAAACCGAGCGTAAAACTATAGATTTAATATTTAGAAGGTACGTTCATAAAGAAATTGATTTAGCACCTGATTTTCAGCGGCGAGCGAGGCTCTGGCCGCTATTTCGGCGCAGTCAATTGATCGAATCATTATTACTTAAAATACCTTTACCGGTCTTTTATGTCGCTGCCGACCAATCAGATCATTGGGCAGTTGTTGATGGTTTACAGCGCATTACAACTATCGTCGACTTTTTAAGCAACGATTTCGCCTTGAGCGGTCTTGAATACCTGTCCGATCTCGAGAACTGTTTCTATTCTGATTTAGATCGTGCAATGAAGCGGCGTATCGAAGAAACTGAACTTGTAATAAACATCATTCAACCAGGCACTCCTGATGAAGTCATGATGAATATTTTCAAGCGCATTAATACCGGAGGTATTGCTCTAAATGGTCAAGAAATTCGAAATGCCATACATAAAGGGCCGGCAAGAGAACTCCTTCGAAAATTATCTACTTCGACGGAGTTTTTGCTTGCTACGGACGAAAGTATAAACGATATGCGAATGGCAGCCCAAGAGCTTGTTCTGAGATTTATTGCTTTTCTCAAAATGAACAGTCCTGATAAGCCAAAAAACTTAGATAATGTTTTAAATTCCACGATGAAGCTACTCAACTCGATAGATGAGCTTGAGAGATTTGAGCTGGAGTCGCACTTCAAGCGCGCGATGCATTTGGCGTATGAGATATTTGGAACCGACGCATTTCGAAAGCCTTCTGAGATCAAAAGAAACCCAATTAACAAAGCTTTATTTGAGAGCTGGGGAGTAAATCTTGCTGCGCTTTCAAAAAAAAACATAGAAATCATCTTAAGTAAAAAAGAACTCTTAATAGAAAACTACTTTACAGTATATGAAAATGACAAATTTTTCGTGGAATCCATTACTACATCTACCGGCCATAATGCAAAAATATTAAAGCGCTTTATGACAATCGCCAGCATCATAAATGCAACGCTAAATGGAAATCGAATATGA
- a CDS encoding AAA family ATPase yields the protein MIQNIGLLNFKCFRRASVSLSDLTVLTGLNGMGKSSAIQALLIVAQSIADDSNKGRLLTKGKYIDLGTSSDILHDNAKTNSIGIRISGGNSRATFKLRARATQKNNYVYNNNFSTLRLETFSDPLCAPSSQNGISKFQYLQAERSGPRKYLPVGDDQSESFEIGSQGEYVLHLLDIHGSSPLDSADPRVISGDGHRLIDQTEAWLKLVSPGVSLQLKTLYEADLIQAGFSFSSPGSLNSRTYRATNVGFGISYVLPVIVALLATPTGGLIIIENPEAHLHPQGQTYLGELCARAAKAGIQVIIETHSDHFMDGVRISVKNKTLTPNQVKFHYFHRQGTETQIKSPNIDEKGKLSEWPEGFNDQHRKNAVQLLKP from the coding sequence ATGATTCAAAACATAGGACTACTAAACTTCAAGTGCTTCCGCAGAGCATCTGTTAGCTTAAGTGACCTGACAGTTTTGACCGGCTTAAACGGCATGGGGAAAAGTAGCGCTATTCAAGCCTTATTGATAGTTGCGCAATCCATCGCAGACGACTCAAACAAAGGCCGTCTGCTCACGAAGGGCAAATACATAGACCTAGGCACATCATCAGATATCCTTCACGACAACGCTAAAACCAATTCTATTGGCATCAGAATCTCTGGAGGCAACTCTCGAGCAACATTCAAGCTTCGAGCCAGAGCGACACAAAAGAACAACTATGTTTACAACAACAACTTCAGCACACTGCGACTGGAAACCTTTAGCGACCCACTATGTGCACCATCATCACAAAATGGAATATCAAAGTTTCAGTATCTGCAGGCTGAGAGAAGTGGCCCGAGAAAATATCTTCCCGTAGGGGATGATCAAAGTGAGAGTTTCGAGATTGGCTCACAGGGCGAGTATGTTCTCCATTTGTTAGATATACATGGGTCAAGCCCATTAGACTCAGCTGACCCGAGGGTGATATCTGGGGACGGGCATCGTCTTATAGACCAAACTGAAGCATGGCTCAAATTGGTCAGCCCCGGAGTCAGCCTTCAACTCAAGACATTGTACGAAGCTGACCTGATTCAAGCCGGATTCAGTTTTAGCTCGCCCGGTTCTTTAAATAGCAGAACATATCGCGCTACCAATGTGGGTTTCGGCATAAGCTATGTATTGCCTGTGATTGTAGCCTTGCTCGCGACCCCCACTGGCGGACTAATTATTATTGAAAACCCCGAAGCGCACTTGCATCCACAAGGGCAAACTTATCTAGGTGAGTTGTGCGCCAGGGCAGCTAAGGCGGGGATACAAGTTATTATTGAAACTCACTCTGACCACTTTATGGATGGCGTGAGGATCTCTGTCAAAAATAAGACGTTGACTCCTAATCAAGTAAAGTTTCATTATTTTCACCGCCAAGGAACTGAAACGCAAATTAAATCACCAAACATTGACGAAAAAGGAAAACTGAGCGAGTGGCCGGAAGGTTTTAATGATCAGCACCGCAAAAATGCAGTTCAGTTGCTAAAACCTTAA